In Thermodesulfobacteriota bacterium, a single window of DNA contains:
- the umuD gene encoding translesion error-prone DNA polymerase V autoproteolytic subunit — translation MTVTEMYRLKSEVKLNLPLFLVRPPAGFPSPADDYIEERIDLNKKLVKHPEATYLVRVMGNSMVEARIDDGDFLLVDRAIEAKTNDIILAVLNGDFTVKRLVKKADRWYLVSANPKYLPIEISSEADFEIWGKVTYIFHPAL, via the coding sequence ATGACTGTAACAGAAATGTATAGGCTAAAATCTGAGGTCAAGCTAAATCTCCCCTTATTCTTAGTACGTCCTCCAGCAGGGTTCCCCTCACCTGCTGATGATTATATCGAGGAACGTATTGACCTGAATAAGAAGCTGGTCAAACACCCAGAGGCAACTTACCTTGTTCGGGTAATGGGTAATTCTATGGTTGAGGCCAGAATTGATGATGGGGACTTCCTATTAGTAGATAGAGCAATTGAAGCCAAGACTAATGATATCATCCTTGCTGTTTTAAACGGGGATTTTACCGTAAAGAGATTGGTCAAGAAAGCTGACAGGTGGTATCTGGTATCAGCTAATCCAAAGTACTTACCAATAGAAATATCCAGTGAAGCAGATTTCGAGATTTGGGGCAAGGTTACTTATATTTTCCATCCTGCCTTGTGA
- a CDS encoding SOS response-associated peptidase, whose product MCNRFTLSTDKDDLQSRYGFIFPNDILLQPRYNIAPSQNSPIIVSNQGQRELVMMRWGLIPVWAKDIKIGYKMTNARAETLAEKNTFKRPFRDRRCLVLADGFYEWTGDKKNRIPYRFVLKTREPFVFAGLWEKWKSPEGEEILSFTIITTRANELMEPIHNRMPVILHKKDEDVWLDPKFKDTDTLTEYLAPFPSDLMEAYQVSTLVNSPKNDSEECIKPV is encoded by the coding sequence TTGTGTAACCGATTTACGCTCAGCACAGATAAGGATGACCTTCAATCCAGGTATGGTTTCATATTTCCTAATGATATTCTGTTACAACCCAGATACAACATAGCACCGTCCCAGAATTCACCTATCATAGTATCAAATCAAGGCCAGAGGGAACTGGTAATGATGAGGTGGGGACTGATACCCGTCTGGGCCAAGGATATAAAGATTGGGTATAAAATGACTAATGCCAGAGCAGAAACACTTGCTGAAAAAAACACCTTTAAGAGACCATTTAGGGATAGGCGCTGTCTGGTTCTGGCTGATGGTTTTTACGAGTGGACTGGTGACAAAAAGAATAGAATTCCATATCGGTTTGTACTTAAAACAAGGGAACCATTCGTTTTTGCTGGTCTATGGGAAAAGTGGAAAAGTCCTGAGGGAGAAGAAATCCTTTCTTTCACCATAATCACCACAAGGGCAAATGAGTTAATGGAACCTATCCACAATAGAATGCCAGTTATCTTGCACAAGAAGGATGAAGATGTGTGGCTAGACCCCAAGTTTAAGGATACCGATACACTGACTGAATATCTGGCCCCTTTTCCATCTGACTTAATGGAAGCCTATCAGGTTTCTACATTGGTTAACTCACCCAAGAATGATTCAGAGGAGTGTATAAAACCAGTATGA
- a CDS encoding tetratricopeptide repeat protein → MTSEEWLDKGIKFFDEKHYDKALEAFGKATELNPGFIEALYNKGLVLAHLGQYQDAIEAFDKAIKINPQSLDSWYNKGCSLIFLEKYEESIEAFNKVIEINPNFADAWVNKGVAFEKLEKYEEALKSYKKALEIDPKQSNALYNKGGILVNLEKYEEALEVYNKVLEINPNNHKAWNNKAFALYKLKKFEEALEAFDEAIRINPNEADVYYNKGQALINLKKYPEANEAFDKAIDLKPDFVSAWNNKGFTLSVLEKYDEELKSYNKTIDIDPENANAWYNKGNVLFRLERYEDAKEAYEKAIELVSDHYEAWNNKGITLEKLERYEEAIESFDKAIKINPNYSDAWNSKGIVLAKLENYDEAINAIEKALHLDPKFAGAWNSLGLVFVNLGKYKNSLNAHERAIEIDPNYANSWNYKGVALERLERYQDALEAFERALAINPSYADAWNNCGVIHHRLERYKEAQKAYQKSIQLNPNFIWAHSNLAELFFNIGNVDDATKKVQEALKLNQSHAPAWYIQGRIKIEECDYDLAIQSLKKAILLDEGNPFYLIWNAYANYLKAEFNLGKEDNKYQESIGSAIRTLEKAEKLSNKLMKEDLRAHVLYFLGYFYNKSKDYFTAKHKLEECIKIESSVKQSAIELLSNIWNYQIKPPWWHWWLYSPLYQGYKRLMFMVLLVVVILLFLLHPLIAKWIYIELNTELNWTVYIFFILFLILILFFPSIERIKSHDFEVELQSPPSEFVLSHPTIENKLVELERIKDVIPDKKPNLPWVQNI, encoded by the coding sequence ATGACCTCGGAAGAATGGCTTGATAAGGGCATAAAGTTCTTTGATGAAAAACATTACGATAAAGCTCTGGAAGCCTTCGGAAAGGCTACGGAATTAAATCCGGGTTTCATTGAAGCCTTGTATAATAAAGGTCTTGTCCTTGCACACCTCGGACAATATCAAGATGCTATAGAGGCTTTTGACAAAGCTATTAAGATTAATCCACAATCTCTAGACTCTTGGTATAACAAGGGCTGTTCACTTATTTTTCTTGAGAAATATGAGGAAAGTATAGAGGCTTTTAACAAAGTAATAGAGATAAATCCAAATTTTGCTGATGCTTGGGTTAATAAGGGCGTTGCTTTTGAAAAACTTGAGAAATACGAGGAGGCACTAAAATCATATAAAAAGGCACTAGAGATTGATCCTAAGCAATCTAATGCTTTGTACAACAAAGGTGGTATTCTCGTTAACCTTGAAAAATATGAAGAAGCTTTAGAAGTATACAACAAAGTCTTAGAGATAAACCCTAACAATCATAAAGCATGGAATAACAAAGCATTTGCTCTTTATAAGCTTAAAAAATTCGAAGAGGCTTTAGAAGCTTTTGATGAAGCTATTCGAATAAACCCAAACGAAGCCGATGTTTATTATAACAAAGGTCAGGCTCTTATAAATCTTAAAAAATACCCAGAGGCTAATGAGGCTTTTGACAAAGCCATAGATTTAAAACCAGACTTCGTGAGTGCTTGGAACAATAAGGGTTTTACGCTTTCAGTGTTAGAAAAATATGATGAGGAACTTAAATCATATAACAAAACTATAGACATAGACCCTGAGAATGCTAATGCCTGGTATAACAAAGGTAATGTTCTTTTTAGACTTGAAAGATACGAAGATGCAAAAGAGGCATATGAAAAAGCTATTGAGTTAGTCTCTGATCATTACGAAGCCTGGAATAACAAGGGGATTACACTTGAGAAGCTGGAAAGATACGAGGAGGCCATAGAGTCTTTTGATAAAGCCATAAAGATAAATCCGAATTACTCCGATGCCTGGAATAGCAAAGGGATTGTGCTTGCCAAGCTAGAGAATTATGATGAGGCCATAAATGCCATTGAAAAAGCCCTACATTTGGATCCGAAATTTGCAGGAGCCTGGAATAGTCTTGGCTTAGTTTTCGTCAATCTTGGCAAATATAAGAATTCATTAAATGCACACGAAAGAGCTATTGAGATTGATCCTAACTATGCAAACTCTTGGAATTACAAAGGCGTTGCACTAGAAAGGCTCGAAAGATATCAAGACGCACTAGAAGCTTTTGAAAGAGCCTTAGCGATAAATCCAAGTTATGCTGATGCCTGGAATAATTGTGGGGTTATTCATCATAGGTTAGAAAGATACAAAGAAGCACAAAAAGCCTATCAGAAGTCTATACAACTAAATCCAAACTTTATTTGGGCTCACAGTAACCTAGCTGAACTCTTCTTCAACATCGGAAATGTAGATGATGCTACTAAAAAAGTTCAAGAAGCCCTAAAATTAAATCAATCCCATGCCCCAGCATGGTACATCCAGGGCAGAATAAAAATTGAGGAATGTGATTATGATTTAGCCATCCAATCCCTTAAAAAGGCTATTTTACTAGATGAGGGTAATCCCTTTTATCTTATATGGAATGCTTACGCCAATTATTTAAAGGCCGAGTTTAATTTAGGAAAGGAAGATAATAAGTACCAAGAAAGCATTGGTTCAGCTATTAGAACACTCGAAAAAGCTGAAAAGCTATCTAATAAACTTATGAAGGAAGACCTAAGAGCACATGTTCTTTATTTCTTGGGTTATTTTTATAATAAGAGTAAAGATTATTTTACTGCTAAACACAAGCTAGAGGAATGCATTAAAATAGAATCTTCGGTAAAACAATCAGCAATAGAATTACTCAGTAACATCTGGAACTACCAAATCAAACCACCTTGGTGGCATTGGTGGTTGTACTCTCCTTTATATCAGGGCTACAAAAGACTTATGTTTATGGTTCTATTGGTTGTTGTCATTTTATTGTTTTTACTTCATCCACTTATAGCTAAATGGATTTATATAGAGTTAAACACAGAATTAAATTGGACAGTCTATATATTCTTTATCTTATTTTTAATACTTATCCTTTTCTTTCCAAGCATAGAAAGGATTAAGTCACATGATTTCGAAGTAGAGTTACAATCTCCACCCTCCGAATTTGTTCTATCTCATCCAACCATTGAAAACAAGTTAGTGGAATTAGAAAGAATAAAGGACGTCATTCCAGACAAGAAGCCTAATCTGCCTTGGGTACAAAATATATAA
- a CDS encoding Y-family DNA polymerase: MMIFALVDCNNFYCSVERVFNPKLRKRPVVVLSNNDGCVVARSEEAKTLGIPMGAPAFLWEQTFKNNNVAVLSSNYSLYGDMSQRVMSILSQFTPDIQFYSIDEAFLNLSGFSNLNLTEYAKEIKSTVYRWTGIPISIGIGPTKTLSKIANKLAKKNPMCSGVFDITNHPRTDDFLASVNVEDIWGVGRQYAKLLNRNGVFTALDLKNAPENWVKKYMTIVGHRTQLELRGISCIELDDLNEPKKQIIRSRGFGRPVTSLNELRESISTHTTRATEKLREQRSVAFHISVFIETNRFKTDEPYYGNLAGCSLPEPSAYTPLLIKYALQCLDRIFREGYKYSRAGVMVTDIVPEDQIQLNLYEHPRDVERDKSLMRAVDRLNDKWGSNTIRYGSSGIEQEWRMRRAKLSPRYTTNWDEILVVKS, encoded by the coding sequence ATGATGATATTTGCTTTAGTAGATTGTAATAATTTCTATTGCAGTGTTGAGAGGGTTTTCAACCCGAAGCTGAGGAAACGCCCAGTAGTTGTATTATCAAACAACGATGGTTGTGTGGTTGCTAGAAGTGAGGAAGCGAAGACTCTTGGAATACCGATGGGAGCACCAGCATTTTTATGGGAACAAACTTTCAAAAATAATAATGTAGCTGTTTTATCCAGTAATTACTCCCTCTATGGGGACATGTCCCAGAGGGTAATGAGTATACTTTCTCAGTTCACACCAGATATACAATTCTATAGCATTGATGAAGCCTTTTTAAACCTCTCTGGTTTCTCTAATCTAAATCTTACAGAATATGCAAAGGAAATAAAATCAACAGTCTATAGATGGACTGGTATACCTATAAGTATTGGTATAGGCCCCACAAAAACCCTTTCCAAAATCGCTAACAAACTGGCTAAGAAAAACCCTATGTGCTCTGGCGTTTTTGATATTACCAATCACCCCAGAACAGATGATTTCCTGGCCAGTGTCAATGTAGAAGATATCTGGGGTGTAGGAAGACAATATGCCAAATTGCTTAATAGGAATGGGGTATTCACAGCATTAGACTTAAAGAATGCCCCTGAGAATTGGGTTAAAAAGTATATGACCATTGTGGGACACAGGACTCAATTAGAACTCCGAGGTATATCATGTATTGAACTGGATGATTTAAATGAGCCTAAGAAACAGATTATCCGGTCTAGGGGTTTTGGCAGACCGGTAACTAGCTTAAATGAGTTAAGAGAGTCTATTAGTACTCATACAACAAGAGCTACTGAGAAGTTAAGGGAACAGAGGTCTGTAGCATTTCATATAAGTGTGTTTATTGAAACCAATAGATTTAAAACTGATGAACCTTATTATGGGAATCTGGCAGGATGTTCCCTACCCGAACCATCAGCTTACACACCTTTATTGATTAAATATGCCCTACAATGCTTGGATAGGATATTTAGGGAAGGATATAAGTATAGTCGAGCAGGGGTCATGGTGACAGATATAGTCCCAGAAGACCAGATACAGCTTAATTTATATGAGCATCCCAGAGATGTAGAGAGGGACAAGTCCTTAATGAGAGCAGTTGATAGGCTTAATGACAAATGGGGTTCTAATACAATCAGATATGGCTCATCAGGGATAGAGCAAGAATGGCGAATGAGGAGGGCAAAGCTCTCCCCCAGATACACTACAAACTGGGATGAAATATTGGTAGTTAAAAGCTGA